The Salvia splendens isolate huo1 chromosome 20, SspV2, whole genome shotgun sequence nucleotide sequence TGGTCTTTGGAAGAGGACTCAAAACTCACTGCTGCTGTACAAAAACATGGGGAACGAAATTGGGCAAATATTGCCAGATGGGATTTTAAAAATGACAGAAGAGCATCAGAGCTATCTCAGGTGTTTCCATCTTGTTTCTTTTTATGTTCTATGCATCATAACCTCAATTCAGATTATAGAGCAACAAGTGATTGTCAAATGGTTCCTTTTATGCTATATGTAGTAAGAGTTGGCCTTTTTATAATGTGCCTAATTTTTGCTAAAGTTTTAACATGTGATATATTAATACTGGTGACTGATACTAGGTTTGTGTTGTATGTGGGTGTATACTCCACTATTGTTTCCTTTTAgtcaatttatttattctatCACTATTACTAACCGGTGTATTCTTTTTTAGGGGTTTTATCTGCAATACGTATCAGATTAATATCTTTTTCTGCTGAATTTGTGGAGGTGAACTGCTAGCTAGTTCCTCTAGACTAAATATATTCTCTTGAAAGCTCTAACCCACATATAAGATGCTTATGACTTATCTTTGCTACAATTCCATGGAATTTGCTTGGTATTTGTACATTTCGATTAGGTCTGGTTGTTAGAAATTATGTGCTACTCCTTGTTGATTAGGTCCCCTTGTTTATATTATCAATTAGTTGCATGCCACTTATAATTGTACAAAGGTTATGTTCCTGTGCTATTGAATGAAATGGACTTGTGCAGAGGTGGTCCAATCTCAGGAAAAAACAGGGCAATTCAAAGGCTGGTACCAGCACTCAACGTTCTGAAACTCAGCTCGCGGCTGCACATCGCGCCATGAACCTAGCTCTAGATATGCGTAAGTGCGATAACTTATTGTTGGTAAATTCTAGGTTGATTGATGGCTGGAACATTTATATATGTTCAATATGTGTTTGATAACAGCCAAATAACTGAGATACACCTTTGACAATAATTAACTTTTACTTCGTCTAATATggcacctttcctttttttgaAACACCTTTATTACTCATCCAACTTACAAAAATCTATATATTTCTTACGTCACTTTACACCACTTTTTAACTCTCCTAAATCCAGTGCCCAAAAGAAATTTGCCATAAATAATGAGATGAACGGAATAGTACATTTTTATTGTTAACACATCATAACATTTATTATTGTAATATCGCAGGAATCAAAACTCAGCATCAACCTCCAAAAGCCTCTTCGTCATCAGCAGATCAACCGTTTCAAAGAGTAGGGCATTCAAAACCCCAGATGCTTGCAAATCGGCCTTCTATGATCCAAATATCTGACGGAGATTCAATGGTCAAAGCTGCCGCAGTTGCTGCTGGAGCTCGCATAGCTACTCCTGCGGATGCTTCTTCACTAATTGAGGCTGCACGATCTCAAAACGTTGTGCATATCACAACTGGAGGCAGTTCTGTGATGAAATCATCCACTCCAAGCACCGGCCATCAACTGCCGAGCAATGTGCATTTCATTCGTAATGGTCTAGCAAAAGCATCGATCTCCACTTACTCTGCTACTAAACCAAACATATCAGAAACTGGAGAAGCTAAGCCAGCACAAAGTCAATCTACAAACCTTGCAGCATCAGCAGCTCCTAATCCCATTGGTGTCATTGCAGTGTCGAATGCAACATCTGTAAAGGAAAATGCTGCCCCTGCACCACCAACTCCATCTGCCAAACTTCCTGGAACTGCAGATGATGCGGTTGTTTCTACATCAGGTAATGAGAAAAAAGAGCTTGGTAAGAGCAATCAAGGAGCTGAACCGGTCAGAGTCTCTGGTTGTGCCCCAGTAGAGCAAGGACCTGAAAATCAATCAGCCGCACCAGGCAATCACTCAGAAGAAGCTGGAACTAATCAACTTTCTTCTTCTGATAATGCAACGAAAGAAAACACAGGGGGTGATAAAGCTTCTGTTTCCGTTCTTGAACCAGTTAGTCGAGCAACAGATGACGGAGTAGCTTTACCTACATTAGAAGTAGGAGGTAAATTTGAATGCCTAGACCTACAGTTGATTTTACAATTGCAAAAGTGATAACTTTGATACTGCAGCAGGTGAAACCAAAATTGACGGCCAATTGACAAGCAAAGGAACTGCAGAGAATACGAGTACAAATGGAAAGAGTGAAGATCTACCCAGCACAAGCACGAACCGCCCTGCAATGTGAAGCACACAGCTGGAGATGGTCGAGAGTGAACATGCTGTGTATATTAGCGTCGAGGAATCTTCTTGCATCTGAACAGAAGCCGTTAGCCTGGATGTTGATATTTCATAGCATTTTCGAGGACAATTGGAGAGTTATAGTTTCTTTTTTATCTGTAATCTGGCCTAGTAGTTAAAGACCAATTTAGTGGAGAGTTTTCTTGAGTGaaattttggtaaatttttttgGAGTAAGATTTTAATGCCTATTTCATGGGCTTTCCAATACATGGTTGTTACATTTCATTGATACTATTATCCTAGATTATGGCAAACAAAGAAATTGAGATTGACAAATTTAGAAAAGGAGTGGCTTAACTATTGCGCATTCCATCTGCCATTTGGAGTTCCATTTGAGttatttttatactccatattaaataaaagtgagtgagaaaagatagtggaatgaaTGTGAGACttatttttatactccatattagttttatattaggatgtgaatgaaatgagttagtgaaaagtGGAGTCGTAAAAGTGAACTGAGATTCTTAATGGCGGAAGAGTAAACTAGGACTCCTTATGACGGATGGTGTCTACGGCTCtacggagagagtagtatttAGTAGTCATTTAAACtataaagttttaatttttctttattaattattCTCTTAGTACCAAATTGACgtctataattaaaataagaaaatgaatgaaatgaaaagaaatactactactagtttaTGGGACCGACCTTGATTTAACTAAACTCATGGAATTAAACAATCATTGTAATTTTCGGTTGCTATATGATTGTTCACATTTAGAATTAAGTTATGAGATTGTTATAGTTGGAGGGGTGACTATGGCTCATTATCATACTCCCCccgtttcataaaaatatgtgcactttttttattttcaaaccgttccataaaaatatgggcattttcatttatggaaagttgtccCAACTcattacacatatatatatatcaatttatttacaacttatactacTATGACACACTATTACAattcattaaacactaataataatgtgagtttcactacccactaacactactttaactacccttcttcttctctcttttacACCTACCAAATAATTGTGCATAATATTATCAATCTAGTTATTGTATTTTtgagtaaaataaaagattatcaTCTCTCAATTAATCCGTTAAAGTTAAAACTCTCTCTCAATTTTGGCAGTTAGAGAAAGCGAGCTGGTTGCAGTGAGTAAACTGTTAAACTTAAacgaatataataataatagagttGAAAATGTCAATTGCCTATTTATTCATTAAATACGTGGCTGTGGCACGTTTTTAGATTTCCACTAGTAACACTGGTAAAAATTATATCCTAAACTCACACTACCGTATTTTTATTCAAATGACTATTGAAAACTGAAAAGGGTTTCTCAAATTAGTTAAGTTTGTGTtggattaattttatgtaaaacatatgtatgcatttttttaataataattattatatatttattttgttctaaaaaaatataaatttataaatgacAAGAGTATTAATATgcaaatagtaaaataagagcgATAAAAAAAAgcaagagagaggaaaaaggcaATAGAAATAGTATTAGTCAATGGTGGAATCCACATCATTACAATCCACATTATTAGTCGTAGTAATTTATAAAAGCTTTCATATTTATACTTTTAATTttggggacgacccaaaatagtaaaactaattttttttaaaggatggatgaagtattttttttatatatatactccatctgtccgtgaaatgttgtccacatCTCAgcgcggattttaagaaatgtgaagtaaagtgagtggaaaaagttaatggaatgtggatcccacatttatatattagttttatgatggaatgtgagtgtaataatTTAGTTAAAAGTGGactccataaaaatagaaaaaagaaatcaaagTGGACAACAAAGaaggaccaaaatgacaaaaatgaacAATATTTCACGAACAGAGGAAATATGTATATTTTCTTAACAATAAAAAAGTTTAGTAAAACCCctactaaaatttatttttgcgTCCGCCATTGTTTGGTGGTTGAGTTCGAGTTGCAAAGCGCTGCCGGTGGAATTTGTACATTGTGCGCTTAGAACGAGCTGCCGATGAATTTGCTCAAGAAATTTGGAATTCAAAAGGTCTGTTCTCTCATACTTTGAGATGTGTTTTATTTAGGACTGAACTCGAATGACATTGTTTTTCCAATAGTGTTATTCTACATTGGTTTGCATATTATTGAATGATAGCTTTTAGAATTTCTCTGGTTTTTGATGATTTGAAGATCCAATTTTCTGTCATTTCCAATAGACTTTATCTGCCCCATTTCTATTGTTTTTGATGATTTAAAGATCTTCCTGCACTTTCTACAATGAGATTTGTTTCCTTTTGTGTTAAAAATATTGGTCttgatttaaattaatatttctaGAGGTGTTTGATggagtttgttttttttttttttttttttttttaggtgTTTGATGGAGTTGATAGTACTCATTTTAGCAGATTTAAATTGTGtgtgcatattattttctttttccctcAAGAATCTGGATATTCAGGTACCATCTGGAGAATACCTCGTAAGGTTAGATTTCTTcctattttgttttgttagtaTATGCATATCTTGTGCTCTACTTTACCATATCCCCTTcactttattatatttattttgatttctgATCAAATTATTCTTGGAATACAGGCACATCGCATTCAATTTTCTCCGGTAGACTGCGATCACTTGCTGTCTAGTGGTGATAGTGGTAGTGgttgtgatgatgatgatggtggtggtggtgggaaTGAGGATGGGGACAGGGGCAGCGGGAATGATGATCGTGATGAAGTTTTTGATCTCGAGGGTAACAGTGATCTTGTAAAAAAATTGGCTGGAGAAGAACTGCTCTTTACTCGTGAAGAAGTGGAGCAATTGATTGGGCCGGCTATCGAGTCTAGTTTCCGGGTGGCGGTTTTAGGGCACAATACCTACAATGCCATGTTTGAAAGAAAGGAGAGGGTCCTGAGGGGTCGGACTGTCGTGTGGTATAGGCTGACCATATGAAGGAGTATTTTAGTGAGAACAAAATGGTTCATTCCGTGCATTTTCTGAAGGGATAGTACTCTGCAACATACACCGACATCGACAATATATCCTCGTCATGTACGAGCTCATTATACACCGACATCGACAATATATCTTCGTCATATACAGGCTCATCATACACCGGCATCGACAATATATTGTTGTTACTATTCTTCGGTGGTTCGAGGAGCTCATAGAATATGTCCTCGTCGTATATAGGCGTATCATACACCAGCATCGGAAATATATTGCTATTACTATTCTTCGATGGTTCATCCACATCTATTGATGTAAAGACGTCGCTGAATAATGGATTGTCCATTGAACGACGCTCTGATGCATTAGACCTCATCGGGTTGGATTTCCACCGACGCTCATCCAGTCGCGCCAATCGTCGTTGTAGAAATCGGGCTAAAACCTTCGGTGTCagaatgacttgaaattcgcaTGATGCATGCGAATCGCGATTTGGAATCGAACTCATCGCGATTTTGTCCATCTGACGTTGTTTAGGGGGTGAAAAcgacattttactattttttcggACTTAGTTATAATTTTCTATTCTGcgttttatttccttttgaaTTTCCAGGGTTTCTAGACGTTTATAAATAgcgttgtttttgtttttggacacagtttattttttaaaattatattttcattttcacaGAAACTAGGGTTTCTTGATTACTTCTCCGTTCAGTCTTATTTCTCTATACGTTTTGCATCAGGAATCTTCTTGCATCTGAACAGAAGCCGTGTTGGTCCGGATGTTGATATTTCATAGCATTTTTTAGGACAAATTGGAGAGCTATAGTTCCAATTTAGTGAACAGTTTTCTTGAGTGaaattttggtaaatttttctggtgtaagattttaatgcctATTTCATGGGCTTTCTGATACATGGTTGTTACATTTCATTGATGCTATTATGCTAGATTATGGCAAacagagaaattgagattgacaAATTTGGAAAAGGAATGACTTCACTATTACTTccttagtggaatatgagacttaCTTTTATATGTGTTCGATTTCCTAAATAAAACAGTAGTATCAAGATATAGTCtatgattaagttgtgagattattttagttcgAGGATGTTGACTATATATGActattatcacatgattatccatctataaCTGAGTTGTGCGATTCAATCTAATGAACCAagcacactacatatttaatttcgagatacaatcttgcaaactgaAAAGCCCcgtatagtattaattttataatagaatgtgagtggaatgagttagtggaaattGTGTCTACCTACCAGTTATAGTAACAGTGAACCGAGACTCATAATGGCAAGCAGACTAAATTTATAAACCAAGACTCCTAATAATGGACGGTGAGAGTCGTATTTAGtgtcatttaaattataaagttttaatttttcctTATTAATTGTTCTCTTAGTACAAAATTGActtctttaattaaaataagaaaaataaatgaaacGAAAAGAAATACGTAATACTAGTTTGTGGGACTGACATGGATTTAACTAAACTCCTGGAATTAAACAACCATGGTGTTGTTCGGTTACTGTTCGGTTACTATgacttattattatattatagttCACATTTAGAACTAAATTGTgaaattgtgagattattttagttgaaggGAGTGATTATGactcattatcatatgataTTCTATCTAACATTAAAGTATTGTTTGGTTGTCATGACTTACTATtatatgattattcatctaagattaagttgcgggattattttaattggaagAGTGTGACTATGACTCACTATCATATGATTATCTATCGataattaagttgtgagattcaatatctcatgaaccaaatatattaacatatttaatcatgagatataatcttgcaaatcgAATGACCCctaagttgtgagattcaatctaatgaaccaaacatgatacatattcaATTATGAGATACTATAATCTTTCAAACAGAACATACCCTATGATGCCGTTCGGATGCTATGACTCATTATCATATTATTATCCATATATGATTAAATTGTGCGGTTTGACTATAACTCATCATTATATAATTATCCACCTAGGATTAAAATTGTGAGATTCAATTTTATTAACCAAATATAATAAGATATAATCTTTTAAATTGAACTGACTCTAGAACAATAGAAGAGTAGatatataaactaaaataatttgcaataaaaaaaagaaatgcgGTTATCAATGTCATCTCTCAAATTTTCCCTCAATTTTCTTCACCCAATTCAGTTATAAACTGTATTGAAATATTGAAGGTGTATGATCATTTGGTAGCTAACCTCTCAGTATACATTCCGACTGTGATTCTTTGATTCTGCATGCGACAAGTTGGGCAGTTAGAGAGAGAAAGCTGGTTTTTGGTAGTCAAGGAAAAGAGAGAGATCTTGATCGTGCGGCGGAGGATGGAGGGTTCTGACGGCAGCGGGTCTCATAAGAAGAGCAACCTCGACTCTtcgaagaggaagaaagagGCTCAGCCAATCGAAGACGACGACAGCACGACTAGCAAGGATAATGCCGCATCCAAATTGCAGTGAGTTTATTTCCGATTTCTCTTGTCTTCTTTTCCTTCCGATTTCTTTGTAGAATTCATCAACACATTGATATGTAAATGCCGCAGGGGAGAGTGCGGCCCTTCCGTTGAGAGCCCTAAGAAGCGTCGCAAATCCATGGATGGACAAGCGTCTGCTTCTCAGCCTGAAGATATGAACAATGCCGATGATGAAAAAGATGCCTGTTCAGATGATGAGTCGTCTGAATCTGATGATGAATCGAGCGACGAGTCTGAATCTGATGAGGACTCCAGCGACGAGTCGTCTGAATCTGATGATGACTCCAGCGACGAGTCGTATGAATCTGATGATGACTCCAGCGACGAGTCGTCTGAATCTGATGATGACTCCAGCGACGAGTCTGAATCTGATGTTGAAGAGGCTGAATCTGATGGCGATGAGGCTAAGGAGGAGATGAATTCTTATGAGTCTATTGATATAGTGAACTGTTCATCTGAAGAAGATACTGCTGTAACAGAAGTGATGTGAGTTTGTTTCTCCTgattcaaaattagggtttcgtTTCCcccaattttcattttactGATTTTTATGAGATTGGTTGTTGAGTGAATTAATGTGGCAGGGATGATTGCTTTATGAATGAAGCGTCTGGTTCTCAGCCTGCAGgcaatgaagatgaagatggtggtggagaagaagaagagtccAACGCTTGTGCAGAAGATGATACAGAtcataatgatgatgatgataaggaggaggaggagaagaagaattctgatgatgataataaggaggaggaggagaagaattCTGATGATGATAATGGTGATGATGgcaaggaggagaagaagaattctgatgatgatgatgatgataaagaGGAGAAGAATTCTGGTGAAGATGAGCATAAGACTTCCGATGAATCCAGCGATGTCACGTCTGGATCTGATGATGATCATGGCTCCAACGATGATGATAAGGAGGTGAAGAAGAATtccaatgaagatgatgatAAGGAGGATAAGAAGAATTCTGACGATGATAAGGAGGATAAGAAGAATTCTGATGAAGATAAGGAGGATAAGAAGAAGAATTGTGATGATGAATCGTCGGACtctgaagaagatgaaatgGAGATGTGGATGGCCAGAAATACATACAGACTGAAACGACTCTTTACCTATAGCAATGTTAAGAGCATTGCTGGAGAAGAAGGTAAGGGGGTGGGGACGACGTCGTTGTCCAACGCTGATGAAGATGATATGGTAACATGGATGGCCAGACTGAAACCATTCCTCAGCAGTAGCTATGGAATGAGGGCACCCCAGCAAGTAGCCACCACTGCCACCGGAGGAGAAGAAGATAAGGAGGTGGAGACGACGTCGTCTGAccatgaagatgatgatgatcagGAGAAGGCGACATCTGATGATAAGAAACAAGGCTGAAGGAAACTGATAGCCTAACTTTACATGTCACTTTTGCTATGCTGAATGTTGGTTCACCAAACTCATGATTTCTCTAGTTTTATGATACTCACTTTTTCATgatcaatttcttttttatttgctAATGTTTCTTGCATTTTGTTATGATTATTTGGAATTATGTTTTCTTTGAATTGATTAGAAATTGTAATTATACATATACTTATTGAACCACATAGAGGTAACGAAAACGATCATCTAATTCTAAAAGTAATTTAATGATTTGaaaatttgattaaactaaaatcAAACAAAGCAAAAACAAACACTTACTTAACGATCAAATAAATTAGAATTGTTATTAGCGTAAACATGACATAAGAGCGCATAAATTTATATGCCAAATTTATTTCTCACTAAACAAGTTTCTAGAATTGTTATTTAGTCTTGCTAACCACTAAACTTAAATTCATACTCATTAGATTATTACTCCTACAAACACTTAGTAAATCCCAATCAAACTCCAAAGCGCATCAACTCATCTAAGAATTCTATGTTGAACACATAATATTCTTGAACATCTCATAGACGTTTTGCTCATTAACTAAGTTAAAGAGATAGTATTAGCCAATAAAGATATTGAATCATAATATGTGCATATATTAGGAGCAAATGAGAAAAATTAGTAATACGCAACTAGACCACcgaatattaaaaatttaaaatcgaCAAGTTTGAAAGCAATATTTCTTCTATCCTCTTTTATATATAAGAATTTgtaattattgtatttttgagtaaaattttctctcaattttcactaaaaaaaaaagaaatacggTTATCATCTCTCAGTTAGTTCCGTTATAGtaaaaattttctctcaaatttctTTACCCACTTCTGTTATAAAATGTATTGAATTGAAGGTGTATGATCATTTTTGGCATTTAGCGAGAGAAAGGAGGTTGCAGTCAAGGAAAAGAGAGTGCGATCAGAGGGATGGAGGGTTCCGACGGAAGCGAGGGTagtatgaagaagaagaaagatccCATCGAAGACGACGAGTCGTATGAATCTGAAGAAGATGATACAGATAAGACGATTTGCGATGATGATGCTGAAGAAGATGCTGCCACTACTCACTCTTCAACTCCAGTGGAGTGAGTTTATTTCTTCTAATTTTCAACTATGGTTCCATTATTCATCAAGAAAGTACTTGCTTGTTCATTTTCTTCATTGTTTTTTCATGTATATCTTGCGAAACGAAGGGTATtggtatgtttttttaaatgaaatggtTTCATTATTGATCAAGAAAATACTGGTTGGTTTccttaattgttttttttcatatatatcTTGCGAAACGAAGGGTATTTATGCTTTTTTTAAGTGGAGTGAGTATATTTCTTCTAATTCTAAACTAGGGTTTCATTGTTCATCAAGAAAATACTTGCTTGTTCATTTTCTTAATTGTTTTTTCATATGTATCTTGCAAAACGAAGGGTGTTAGTAATGCTTTTTTAGTAGAGTGAGTTTATTTCTTCTAATTTCAATACTACTTGCTTGATTCGTTATTCAATATTTGCGAAACAAAGGGTATTAGAATGCTTTTTTAAGTGATTGATGAGTATATATTGCAGGGACGAAGCGTCTGGATCTCAGTCTGCTGCAGGCCATGAAGATATGAACAAGGGCGATGAAGATCAGACGGTTTGTGAATCTGACGTCGATGATAAGTCCAATGCTGAGGAGGAGAATTATGAGTATGAGTATGAGGAGTATGATTATGAGTATGAGTACGATGCTAAGTATTGGTGGAATGTCAGACTTAAACCAATCTATCGAAAAGTAAGGAGGCCAGCCAACCAAGAACGTGGGAGCTGCTCAAACACTACACAGCATGGAAACAGTTCAAACagtcaagaagaagaagaagaagatgatgatgattcaGATGGAAACAAGTCCAACACTGAAGAAGATGAGAGAAAGGCTGTTGAAGAAGAGAAGATGGTTTCTGAATCTGATGACGATAAGTCCAACGCTGAAGCACAAGGTCATGAGACTTgtgatgatgaagaagatggtGTTAATGAggctgaagaagaagatgaaaacAAGGCTGTTGAATCGAGAACTGATCCGCCGGTGGCCAGAACTAGATTTGGATTAATTGATTGTTTATTTCCATGCTTTCGCGTTAAACCAGGGAACACTGAAGCGGATCAGTCTGATGATGATACATGAGGAGGACAAAAGGCTGATGGAAAGTCATAACCAAACTTTACACTATCACTTTGCTGAATATTGATTCATCAAACTTTGGCTGTTTAACACCATTTGATCACTTTCTCAAGTTTTATGATATCCACTTTCTCATGATCAATTTCGTTTTTAATATGCTAATAGTTTTGGTTTCCTGCATTTTTTCGACGTTGAAGAAGAAAATTTCGAAAAATCATTTTATTTGTTATAGTAATGTTTTGAACATATATTTCCTAAAAAGTCCATTGTGTTTTTTGTTCGTATTGCATTGAGATTTTTCTGTTATTTTCGTGAATGAAATTTGGATTATGGAGtagtaagtagtagtagtagtagtattgttTTAGCTTTAGCTATATGTGCATGATTGAATTAATCAGGGATTGCTAGATCATGTTATTCCAAGGAAGATCAGTTATTGCAAATTTATGCAAAGGGCAAACTAATTGCCAAATAAATAATGGAAAACGGTCAAATTTGATTCGTTCAAAAATTGGACTATAAATCACAAATGTGTGATTTTCGCAATTGCCAAATAAATAATGTCTAGATTTTTTCCTAACATGGACGGCGACGATGAACAAAATGGTGGAAAAAAGTGACTGATCACTACTCAATTTTTCTCTGCTGGTTTACATATGTTGATTCTTACTATCTGAACTTAGTTATGATCATCATTTCTTCATTGTTTCAAGCTTTATGATCATTTTATCTACTTTGCATTACTACTTCTACTGCTTTGATGCAGTTTGCTATTGGGGTCTCAATATTATGGCTGGTTTTATGATCTATTTATCTCAATATTATGAATGTAAGATAAATTGCCGAAAATACCATAAAATTGGCCAATTTCTTATCAATCTCACAACTATAAAAATGCTAGTCGATTGTATCATAAATTTGACGCGTTTCTCAATTATCTCATTGATTTGGATAATTTGGAGGAAATTATGTATAATATGAAGCCGAAATCTATAATGTACTTTGGTTTCAAATCATACTATATTGCGCAACGAGCGGATTAAGGTGATGCATGCACCTATATGATATCATGCATAGTTAAGTACCAAGAATTAGAGAATTGTCGTGTGGGAGAGAATAAGATTTTAtgcatttttgttttgttattcgCAAGTAAACCATGTATGAGAGTTTGTTGCTTCGAGCAAATACAATTGTCCTTGTTCGTATAAATCGTGTTATTAATTTTCtcgaataattgaaaaaaatataaaaattactatgATATACTAGTAATTGGTTATATTTCAAAGTAAATAATTGACCAGAAATTGATCAGTGATTTTTCCTACGATTTGTTTAAAATCTACACAGTTGGTCAAAGAATTAAGTTTTTATTCATTTCAacaattttgattttgtttacTCCCATTAAATTACTGAATCATCAAGAATTCAAATCCCCTCAAGAAAACTGCCTCGAGTCATCCATTCTTCCTTTTTGCCTGCGAGAAGAAATCGTTAGCTAAAGAGATCTTAACCGCCGGCAGCATGTCTGCGGCGTGCGGTGGCGGAGGGATGGACGGCGACGATGACAAGAAGAGGAGGCGAGCTATGCCCCAAGAGAGTAGCGATGCTTCTAATTGTAATACTGATAGTGATGATCACGAATCTGCTCCAACCGATCAGAAACCGTCAGTGTTAATTATCGATCCTTTAATTTcactttaattttattgaatttcttGTTTATCAAACCCTAGGGTTTTCTTCTTCGTTAACTAAATCTTGGTAATTTACCGCAGGAAATTAGGGCTTTCTGGGAAAACAAAATCATTTTCTAACACAAGAACCAAAGAGGTTGCGAAGAAGCGCAGAATCGGAATTGAAACCGAAGAAGCTATAAAAAGACTAGAAGCAGCTGTAAGAAGAGTATCATCTGCAAGAATAGGAACAGCAGAAGTTGCAAGAGTGGGTGATTTATTAGACCAGCAAGAGGGAGATGTCGACGACGACAGCAAGGCTactaaagaagaagaagaagaagctcaGTCTGACCATTCTATGACCGGAGCAGGTTCATCCGATGAAAATGGTGGACAAAATTATTGATAATATGGTGATTCTTACTATCTGCACTTTGCTTCATTCCTTGGTTGTTTCAAACTTTATGATCAAACTTTTCTCAGTATGATGGCAGGTTTTAGATATATCTAATCATCAGTCTGAATTTCATTTTGATTACTTTTCCATATTAAATCTGTGGTAGTAATAGTTTGTTTTGGTGGCATTTAATTCAGATtgtttgta carries:
- the LOC121782800 gene encoding uncharacterized protein LOC121782800 isoform X1 — encoded protein: MVDKSKKGKKSTISEDDMSAVLQRYSLETVFGMMQEMEQAAGAKIDWTEMAKNSATGISCAREYHMLWRHLAYGEALIDQLDSDAEPMDVDDDDSDLEHEVEPSPPVGREASVEAAACVKVLIASGYPNNPQLPNNSTIEAPLTINIPNTKSVSATSDGSHSPNITRGRNVTISVSVQKQPLSSAVSGEKRPTNNEVAEVNYPSRRRRRSWSLEEDSKLTAAVQKHGERNWANIARWDFKNDRRASELSQRWSNLRKKQGNSKAGTSTQRSETQLAAAHRAMNLALDMRIKTQHQPPKASSSSADQPFQRVGHSKPQMLANRPSMIQISDGDSMVKAAAVAAGARIATPADASSLIEAARSQNVVHITTGGSSVMKSSTPSTGHQLPSNVHFIRNGLAKASISTYSATKPNISETGEAKPAQSQSTNLAASAAPNPIGVIAVSNATSVKENAAPAPPTPSAKLPGTADDAVVSTSGNEKKELGKSNQGAEPVRVSGCAPVEQGPENQSAAPGNHSEEAGTNQLSSSDNATKENTGGDKASVSVLEPVSRATDDGVALPTLEVGAGETKIDGQLTSKGTAENTSTNGKSEDLPSTSTNRPAM
- the LOC121781838 gene encoding protein starmaker-like, with protein sequence MRQVGQLERESWFLVVKEKREILIVRRRMEGSDGSGSHKKSNLDSSKRKKEAQPIEDDDSTTSKDNAASKLQGECGPSVESPKKRRKSMDGQASASQPEDMNNADDEKDACSDDESSESDDESSDESESDEDSSDESSESDDDSSDESYESDDDSSDESSESDDDSSDESESDVEEAESDGDEAKEEMNSYESIDIVNCSSEEDTAVTEVMDDCFMNEASGSQPAGNEDEDGGGEEEESNACAEDDTDHNDDDDKEEEEKKNSDDDNKEEEEKNSDDDNGDDGKEEKKNSDDDDDDKEEKNSGEDEHKTSDESSDVTSGSDDDHGSNDDDKEVKKNSNEDDDKEDKKNSDDDKEDKKNSDEDKEDKKKNCDDESSDSEEDEMEMWMARNTYRLKRLFTYSNVKSIAGEEGKGVGTTSLSNADEDDMVTWMARLKPFLSSSYGMRAPQQVATTATGGEEDKEVETTSSDHEDDDDQEKATSDDKKQG
- the LOC121782800 gene encoding uncharacterized protein LOC121782800 isoform X2 encodes the protein MVDKSKKGKKSTISEDDMSAVLQRYSLETVFGMMQEMEQAAGAKIDWTEMAKNSATGISCAREYHMLWRHLAYGEALIDQLDSDAEPMDVDDDDSDLEHEVEPSPPVGREASVEAAACVKVLIASGYPNNPQLPNNSTIEAPLTINIPNTKSVSATSDGSHSPNITRGRNVTISVSVQKQPLSSAVSGEKRPTNNEVAEVNYPSRRRRRSWSLEEDSKLTAAVQKHGERNWANIARWDFKNDRRASELSQRWSNLRKKQGNSKAGTSTQRSETQLAAAHRAMNLALDMRIKTQHQPPKASSSSADQPFQRVGHSKPQMLANRPSMIQISDGDSMVKAAAVAAGARIATPADASSLIEAARSQNVVHITTGGSSVMKSSTPSTGHQLPSNVHFIRNGLAKASISTYSATKPNISETGEAKPAQSQSTNLAASAAPNPIGVIAVSNATSVKENAAPAPPTPSAKLPGTADDAVVSTSGNEKKELGKSNQGAEPVRVSGCAPVEQGPENQSAAPGNHSEEAGTNQLSSSDNATKENTGGDKASVSVLEPVSRATDDGVALPTLEVGGETKIDGQLTSKGTAENTSTNGKSEDLPSTSTNRPAM